A part of Setaria viridis chromosome 8, Setaria_viridis_v4.0, whole genome shotgun sequence genomic DNA contains:
- the LOC140220175 gene encoding large ribosomal subunit protein uL3 translates to MSHRKFEHPRHGSLGFLPRKRCSRHRGKVKSFPRDNPTKPCHLTAFLGYKAGMTHIVREVEKPGSKLHKKETCEAVTIIETPPLVIVGLVAYVKTPRGLRTLNSVWAQHLSEEVRRRFYKNWCKSKKKAFTKYALKFDSDAGKKEIQLQLEKMKKYASVIRVIAHTQIRKMKGLKQKKAHLMEIQVNGGTIADKVDYGYKFFEKEVPVDAVFQKDEMIDIIGVTKGKGYEGVVTRWGVTRLPRKTHRGLRKVACIGAWHPARVSYTVARAGQNGYHHRTEMNKKVYKIGKSGQESHDASTEFDRTEKDITPMGGFPHYGIVKGDYLMIKGCCVGPKKRVVTLRQSLLKQTSRLALEEIKLKFVDTSSKFGHGRFQTTEEKQRFYGKLKA, encoded by the exons atgTCGCACCGGAAGTTCGAGCACCCGAGGCACGGTTCCCTCGGCTTCCTCCCGAGGAAGCGCTGCTCCCGCCACCGTGGCAAGG TGAAGTCCTTCCCCAGGGATAACCCCACGAAACCATGCCACCTCACTGCCTTCCTTGGCTACAAGGCTGGAATGACGCACATTGTGCGTGAGGTTGAGAAGCCTGGATCCA AACTCCACAAGAAGGAAACCTGTGAGGCTGTCACCATCATTGAAACTCCTCCTCTTGTCATTGTTGGGCTTGTGGCATATGTGAAGACTCCTCGTGGCCTCCGCACCCTCAACTCTGTGTGGGCTCAGCATCTTAGCGAGGAAGTGAGGAGAAGGTTCTACAAGAACTGGTGCAAgagcaagaagaaggctttCACCAAGTATGCTCTCAAGTTCGACAGTGATGCTGGCAAGAAGGAAATTCAGCTGCAGCttgagaagatgaagaagtATGCTTCTGTGATCCGTGTGATCGCCCATACCCAG ATCAGGAAGATGAAGGGTTTGAAGCAGAAGAAGGCTCACCTCATGGAGATCCAGGTCAATGGTGGTACCATTGCTGACAAGGTGGACTATGGCTACAAGTTCTTTGAGAAGGAGGTCCCCGTTGATGCTGTATTCCAGAAGGATGAGATGATTGACATCATTGGTGTGACCAAGGGTAAGGGTTACGAGGGTGTGGTCACTCGTTGGGGTGTCACCCGCCTTCCACGCAAGACCCACAGGGGTCTCCGCAAGGTTGCCTGTATTGGTGCCTGGCATCCGGCTAGGGTCTCCTACACCGTTGCCCGTGCTGGTCAGAACGGATACCACCACCGTACTGAGATGAACAAGAAGGTTTACAAGATTGGCAAGTCTGGACAGGAGAGCCATGATGCCTCCACCGAGTTTGACAG GACTGAGAAGGACATCACTCCCATGGGTGGCTTCCCCCACTACGGTATCGTCAAGGGTGACTACCTGATGATCAAGGGTTGCTGCGTCGGCCCCAAGAAGAGAGTGGTGACCCTCCGGCAGTCCCTCCTGAAGCAGACCTCACGGCTCGCCCTGGAGGAGATCAAGCTCAAGTTCGTCGACACCTCGTCCAAGTTTGGCCATGGGCGCTTCCAGACCACCGAGGAGAAGCAGAGGTTCTATGGCAAGCTCAAGGCCTAA
- the LOC117833138 gene encoding syntaxin-61 isoform X1 — MTPAQDPFYIVKDEIQDSIDKVQDTFNQWKQTPENTGEYVHLTKELLTSCESIQWQVDELEKAISVAERDPAYYGLNDAEIRRRRSWTNTARNQVLSLRRNVEAGRQKTLFGHSTNTSESIRSKKHISQDNDEFIASESDQQMLLIKRQDEELDALSASVQRIGGVGLTIHDELVGQEKLLGELSLDMETTSNRLDFVQKRVAMVMKKASLKGQIMMIAFLVILFIILFVLVFLT; from the exons ATTGACAAAGTGCAAGATACTTTCAACCAATGGAAGCAGACGCCTGAAAATACTGGAGAGTATGTGCATCTGACCAAAGAACTATTAACCAGTTGTGAAAGTATCCAATGGCAG GTGGATGAATTGGAGAAGGCAATTTCAGTTGCTGAGAGAGATCCTGCATACTATGGACTTAATGATGCTGAaatcaggagaagaagaagctggactAACACTGCACGTAACCAG GTGCTCTCTTTAAGGCGGAATGTTGAAGCTGGAAGGCAAAAGACTTTGTTTGGACATTCAACCAACACCTCTGAATCCATCAGATCCAAGAAGCACATTTCACAAGATAATGATGAATTCATTGCTTCGGAATCTGATCAGCAGATGCTCCTGATAAA GCGTCAAGATGAGGAGTTGGATGCACTTAGTGCTAGTGTCCAGCGAATTGGCGGCGTAGGTCTCACTATACATGATGAGCTTGTCGGGCAG GAGAAGCTTTTGGGTGAGCTGAGCCTCGATATGGAAACTACTTCAAATCGTCTTGACTTTGTGCAG AAAAGAGTGGCTATGGTCATGAAGAAGGCCAGCTTGAAGGGGCAGATCATGATGATCGCATTCCTAGTGATTCTTTTCATCATTCTTTTCGTTTTGGTGTTTTTGACTTGA
- the LOC117833138 gene encoding syntaxin-61 isoform X2, protein MTPAQDPFYIVKDEIQDSIDKVQDTFNQWKQTPENTGEYVHLTKELLTSCESIQWQVDELEKAISVAERDPAYYGLNDAEIRRRRSWTNTARNQVLSLRRNVEAGRQKTLFGHSTNTSESIRSKKHISQDNDEFIASESDQQMLLIKRQDEELDALSASVQRIGGVGLTIHDELVGQEKLLGELSLDMETTSNRLDFVQFSSIS, encoded by the exons ATTGACAAAGTGCAAGATACTTTCAACCAATGGAAGCAGACGCCTGAAAATACTGGAGAGTATGTGCATCTGACCAAAGAACTATTAACCAGTTGTGAAAGTATCCAATGGCAG GTGGATGAATTGGAGAAGGCAATTTCAGTTGCTGAGAGAGATCCTGCATACTATGGACTTAATGATGCTGAaatcaggagaagaagaagctggactAACACTGCACGTAACCAG GTGCTCTCTTTAAGGCGGAATGTTGAAGCTGGAAGGCAAAAGACTTTGTTTGGACATTCAACCAACACCTCTGAATCCATCAGATCCAAGAAGCACATTTCACAAGATAATGATGAATTCATTGCTTCGGAATCTGATCAGCAGATGCTCCTGATAAA GCGTCAAGATGAGGAGTTGGATGCACTTAGTGCTAGTGTCCAGCGAATTGGCGGCGTAGGTCTCACTATACATGATGAGCTTGTCGGGCAG GAGAAGCTTTTGGGTGAGCTGAGCCTCGATATGGAAACTACTTCAAATCGTCTTGACTTTGTGCAG TTCAGCAGCATCTCATGA